One region of Catenuloplanes indicus genomic DNA includes:
- a CDS encoding eCIS core domain-containing protein: MSGPAPARATAAPKDGRGAKRGKPAAGTRVPRELREMLSAPGRPVEPGVRREMEARLGFDFGRVLVHADRDAAAVTDLVGAEAVTVGQDIFFAEGRYRPGTAEGVRLLAHELLHTVQAPDSPGALLLGRDAGAVSRAVEPIEREAESIAAGTVSPAGVEAHGQAGARWLRYASQRADLRRGEALDPATLIDRIAAGLQRSLRGDPADASGRVRLQLARLAPELRYDVLERLENRLPSSEFTRVTTLAEEADAAPGDGAVEFAGVPAPVTDPESERRDERDDTEESAESERQQHEQREAEGEDPSGLRQPGTRGPETEGPETRTESDGGTATEPGDQTDTETGGSRPGSEAHAEPPAEETEPDGSEPEGEVPTEDEAEKKTGEEKAEAEEKAKHERDEKDEKERQDEGRAAEGDQQPGSGAPGAQPDAAAAPVAGAGAPAAAGPVGDGAAGGVGEAAEGRADTIATDPNGPLTGHNVLEQPDREADPEELPLGLESDTTDEPGEDATPSRSPVAPELDLSVAPDERPPADAPAAETPDFPELADLRRGAGTPEEPRSVDPGAARALAVTAHDYEVRRDDTEPLTPAADRPEAAANAPQPVGRAETRERAQDAAIGADDVAPGQLSTPDEQSETVAAPLAEESVTLSRSDANPEPAPMAGGGATTEQPDTTGAALTADLADGSPTAAPAGAPMTAETSGAPTTTDIADTTGGELPQDASLEPGGGGCAGAPEPTTEGDGESGGGCGGGGGVPPAAAEEEPQGPSPADVVGMEPSAALTAAAALPPHQMQTALTGVDAAATRTVGEEEGALAAAPPMMERPSGAPQTLQGPPVAAPPAASDVGRLEQVRPEGAEGQEGPQTRDVPAGALPTSQVSSPAVAGTPEGELTDEDLGSIEDAVDNVPTTDPALTGATVGPAPRVELAGETDPALTDRQTQALTETSGRLATVGREDAGRPLGEDRVFPDVPPESLQANVPAPAGGGQPAAGPAPGGGAGAPAGVPMTAVSVVAQQERGPQIQASVGEGQAQMAAGAQQKEQDAAQAHQQHQADVAATLQENVDAQASERQRVSVEAAAQREQWQSEQDTLLLENGEQAAAEHTTARTDISTEERDANDEIEAERETHNEDIAEERREAEEDAREEKEKGKEQDGGFWGWVKSKVAALFDAIVSAVKAVFEAARRAVQGLIDAFKSIATGLIEAARRAIVAAINVLATALIAIADVLLAAFPELRDRFRSAIEGLRDRAINAVNELADRLKTGIEALLDLLAAGLMALLSLYETLLLAAVQVVRTMVESAIAFAQAAIAALGMLAELIADIAPDPIGWLGKLGTAAKEGTRQHLWGEIKIAVKAWFNAKVQSILGLGKMLFDVLVKGCVSAGQIGRMAWQAIIKSLPMMIATIIIEKLISMIIPAAGAVMAIAQGLVAAYQSISQIIAAFAKFFEFLKAVKGGNAACLFAQAMAAGVVALLEFVTNFLMVRLGMALKGVATKLKGIAQKIMKGLRRGARSSRRAAGRAVNSARRGLRQATRSVSAAGRRGGRSLGNARRAVVSRVRRAGRVLRQLGGPLRRSRVGRALTGSVRDLRARFDRTRHRATDRRTDRHRRSEARKNARLTQAMNAATAVANRYSGRKIAAWLIRPRLLLIQGRYLLNALRTRRAGQRWSLFGRINPSQGRDTGALVLTNPGEAVALFIRRALAAERRLFGTDGPPRTAGDLRGPPARLPGAIPEAGPGLSPNASAAPGSQLLRPEPLATTEPAVGEMLRGVVPQQRQVGLLGSHRPWDITGLPQAEVIRTQLRAQELVGPLTGRLQMQMGSTRIHSELRDTPDNLGQAHIGHVGDYTRSIPAKIAKLRERLGGGVIADADLVDLWRHVSSTGDPATPQMLRQLGSRATTNQLQTAANNLNRIVLLGGQEATRFLRRGFNAREHQPVATATALTSEQIRAGRLPAETLISTGEMPSQRRGRTGRSNPAGVRPPTLRPSGLMLPGTAGVNLAPFSPVGITRQDVLAGAIVARAYLSWNAYKQATSRALALEAQQRGESIVYLVPSEADLVMRLRAFYGTPRAP; this comes from the coding sequence GTGAGCGGGCCGGCGCCGGCCCGCGCGACGGCGGCGCCGAAGGACGGGCGCGGCGCCAAGCGTGGAAAGCCCGCCGCCGGCACGCGGGTGCCGCGTGAGCTGCGGGAGATGCTGTCCGCGCCGGGGCGGCCGGTGGAGCCGGGCGTGCGGCGGGAGATGGAGGCGCGGCTCGGCTTCGACTTCGGGCGGGTGCTGGTGCACGCGGACCGGGACGCGGCCGCGGTCACCGACCTGGTCGGCGCGGAGGCGGTGACGGTCGGCCAGGACATCTTCTTCGCCGAGGGCCGCTACCGCCCGGGGACCGCCGAGGGCGTACGGCTGCTGGCCCATGAACTGCTGCACACCGTGCAGGCACCGGACTCCCCGGGCGCGCTGCTGCTCGGCCGGGACGCCGGCGCCGTGAGCCGCGCGGTCGAGCCGATCGAGCGCGAGGCCGAGTCGATCGCCGCCGGAACGGTGTCGCCGGCGGGTGTGGAGGCGCACGGCCAGGCCGGGGCGCGGTGGCTGCGGTATGCCTCACAGCGCGCGGACCTGCGGCGCGGCGAGGCCCTGGACCCGGCGACGCTGATCGACCGGATCGCCGCGGGCCTGCAGCGCAGCCTGCGCGGCGACCCGGCCGACGCCTCCGGCCGGGTGCGGCTGCAGCTGGCCCGGCTCGCGCCGGAGTTGCGCTACGACGTCCTGGAACGGCTGGAGAACCGGCTGCCGTCGAGCGAGTTCACCCGGGTCACGACGCTGGCCGAGGAGGCGGACGCGGCCCCGGGGGACGGCGCGGTCGAATTTGCGGGCGTCCCGGCCCCGGTCACCGATCCCGAGTCGGAACGCCGCGATGAACGGGACGACACCGAGGAGTCCGCGGAGTCCGAACGGCAGCAGCATGAGCAGCGCGAGGCGGAGGGCGAGGACCCGTCCGGCCTCCGGCAACCGGGAACCCGCGGCCCCGAGACCGAAGGCCCGGAGACCCGCACCGAATCGGACGGCGGGACCGCGACCGAGCCCGGCGATCAGACCGACACGGAAACCGGCGGCTCGCGACCCGGCAGTGAAGCCCACGCGGAACCGCCCGCCGAGGAGACGGAACCGGACGGGTCCGAACCCGAGGGCGAGGTCCCCACCGAGGACGAGGCAGAGAAGAAGACCGGCGAGGAGAAGGCCGAGGCCGAGGAGAAGGCGAAGCACGAGCGCGACGAGAAGGACGAGAAGGAACGCCAGGACGAGGGCAGAGCGGCCGAGGGTGACCAGCAGCCCGGCAGCGGCGCACCCGGCGCCCAGCCGGACGCGGCCGCTGCCCCGGTCGCCGGCGCGGGCGCCCCGGCTGCCGCGGGACCGGTCGGTGACGGCGCCGCCGGTGGCGTCGGCGAGGCCGCCGAGGGCAGAGCAGACACGATAGCGACTGATCCCAACGGGCCGCTGACCGGTCACAATGTGCTGGAACAGCCGGATCGGGAGGCCGACCCGGAGGAGCTACCCCTCGGTCTCGAGTCGGACACGACAGACGAACCCGGCGAGGATGCGACTCCCTCCCGGTCGCCGGTAGCACCGGAACTCGATCTGTCGGTCGCACCCGACGAGAGGCCACCGGCTGATGCACCGGCGGCCGAGACTCCCGACTTCCCGGAACTGGCCGACCTCAGACGGGGGGCCGGCACGCCGGAGGAGCCACGCTCGGTCGATCCTGGAGCCGCGCGCGCTCTCGCAGTGACTGCCCATGACTACGAGGTAAGGCGCGACGACACGGAACCGCTGACTCCGGCGGCCGACCGGCCGGAGGCGGCCGCGAACGCGCCACAGCCCGTAGGACGGGCGGAGACGCGCGAACGCGCGCAGGATGCGGCGATCGGTGCGGACGATGTGGCGCCCGGGCAGCTCAGCACGCCGGACGAGCAGTCGGAGACGGTCGCGGCGCCCCTGGCGGAGGAATCCGTCACGTTGAGCCGGTCCGACGCGAATCCGGAGCCAGCGCCGATGGCCGGCGGGGGCGCGACGACCGAGCAGCCGGACACGACCGGTGCCGCACTCACGGCGGACCTGGCCGACGGGTCGCCGACGGCGGCCCCGGCCGGTGCACCCATGACTGCGGAAACGTCTGGTGCACCGACGACGACCGACATCGCGGACACCACGGGAGGTGAGCTTCCGCAGGACGCGTCGCTGGAGCCGGGCGGCGGTGGTTGTGCCGGTGCGCCGGAACCGACCACCGAGGGCGACGGTGAGAGCGGAGGCGGCTGTGGCGGCGGAGGTGGCGTGCCACCGGCCGCGGCCGAAGAGGAGCCGCAGGGACCGTCGCCGGCCGACGTGGTCGGGATGGAGCCGTCCGCGGCGCTGACCGCGGCCGCCGCGCTGCCCCCACATCAGATGCAGACCGCGCTGACCGGCGTCGACGCGGCCGCCACCCGTACCGTCGGGGAAGAGGAGGGCGCGCTCGCGGCCGCGCCGCCCATGATGGAACGCCCGTCCGGCGCGCCGCAGACGCTGCAGGGCCCGCCGGTGGCCGCACCCCCGGCCGCCAGCGACGTGGGCCGGCTGGAGCAGGTGCGTCCGGAGGGCGCGGAGGGCCAGGAAGGGCCGCAGACGCGGGACGTGCCCGCTGGGGCGCTGCCGACCTCGCAGGTGTCGTCGCCGGCCGTGGCCGGTACGCCGGAGGGTGAACTCACCGACGAGGACCTGGGGTCGATCGAGGACGCGGTCGACAACGTGCCGACCACGGACCCGGCGCTGACCGGCGCCACGGTCGGGCCGGCGCCGCGCGTGGAACTGGCCGGGGAGACCGATCCCGCGCTCACCGACCGGCAGACGCAGGCGCTGACCGAGACGTCCGGCCGGCTGGCCACGGTCGGGCGCGAGGACGCCGGCCGGCCGCTCGGCGAGGATCGGGTCTTCCCCGACGTACCCCCGGAATCTCTGCAGGCGAATGTGCCGGCACCGGCCGGCGGCGGGCAACCGGCCGCGGGTCCCGCGCCCGGCGGCGGGGCCGGGGCGCCGGCCGGTGTGCCGATGACGGCCGTGTCCGTGGTGGCGCAGCAGGAGCGCGGGCCGCAGATCCAGGCGTCGGTCGGCGAGGGCCAGGCGCAGATGGCCGCCGGCGCGCAGCAGAAGGAACAGGACGCCGCGCAGGCCCACCAGCAGCACCAGGCGGACGTGGCCGCGACGCTGCAGGAGAACGTGGACGCGCAGGCGTCCGAACGACAGCGGGTGAGCGTCGAGGCGGCCGCGCAGCGCGAGCAGTGGCAGTCCGAGCAGGACACGCTTCTGCTGGAGAACGGCGAGCAGGCCGCCGCGGAGCACACCACCGCGCGCACCGACATCAGCACCGAGGAACGCGACGCGAACGACGAGATCGAGGCGGAGCGGGAGACACACAACGAGGACATCGCGGAGGAGCGGCGCGAGGCCGAGGAGGACGCGCGCGAGGAGAAGGAGAAGGGCAAGGAGCAGGACGGCGGCTTCTGGGGCTGGGTGAAGAGCAAGGTCGCCGCGCTGTTCGACGCGATCGTCTCCGCCGTCAAGGCCGTGTTCGAAGCGGCGCGGCGCGCGGTCCAGGGGTTGATCGACGCGTTCAAGAGCATCGCGACCGGCCTGATCGAGGCGGCCCGGCGGGCGATCGTGGCCGCGATCAACGTGCTGGCCACCGCGCTGATCGCGATCGCGGACGTGCTGCTGGCCGCGTTCCCGGAGCTGCGCGACCGGTTCCGCAGCGCGATCGAGGGCTTGCGCGACCGCGCGATCAACGCGGTCAACGAGCTGGCCGACCGGCTGAAAACCGGCATCGAGGCGCTGCTCGATTTGCTCGCGGCGGGGTTGATGGCGTTGCTGTCGCTCTACGAGACGTTGCTGCTGGCGGCGGTGCAGGTCGTCCGGACGATGGTGGAGTCGGCGATCGCGTTCGCCCAGGCGGCGATCGCCGCGCTGGGGATGCTGGCGGAGCTGATCGCGGACATCGCGCCGGATCCGATCGGGTGGCTCGGCAAGCTCGGCACGGCCGCGAAGGAGGGCACGCGGCAGCATCTGTGGGGCGAGATCAAGATCGCGGTGAAGGCGTGGTTCAACGCGAAGGTCCAGTCGATCCTGGGGCTGGGCAAGATGCTCTTCGACGTGCTGGTGAAGGGCTGCGTGTCGGCCGGCCAGATCGGGCGGATGGCGTGGCAGGCCATCATCAAGTCACTCCCGATGATGATCGCCACGATCATCATCGAGAAGCTGATCTCGATGATCATCCCGGCCGCCGGTGCGGTGATGGCGATCGCGCAGGGCCTGGTCGCCGCGTATCAGTCGATCAGCCAGATCATCGCCGCGTTCGCGAAGTTCTTCGAGTTTCTCAAGGCGGTCAAGGGCGGCAACGCCGCCTGCCTCTTCGCCCAGGCGATGGCGGCGGGCGTGGTGGCGCTGCTGGAGTTCGTCACGAACTTCTTGATGGTACGGCTGGGAATGGCGCTGAAGGGGGTCGCGACCAAACTCAAGGGCATCGCCCAGAAGATCATGAAAGGGCTCCGGCGCGGGGCGAGATCGTCTCGGCGGGCGGCCGGTCGAGCGGTCAACAGCGCCCGCCGAGGGCTACGGCAGGCCACGCGCTCGGTGAGCGCGGCGGGAAGGCGAGGAGGCCGGTCGCTCGGCAACGCACGGCGAGCTGTCGTGAGCCGCGTTCGCCGGGCGGGCCGCGTCCTCCGGCAACTGGGCGGGCCGCTCAGGCGATCACGTGTCGGGCGTGCACTGACCGGATCGGTGCGGGACCTGCGCGCGCGGTTCGACCGGACGCGGCATCGTGCCACCGATCGGCGCACGGATCGGCACCGGCGATCCGAGGCACGGAAGAACGCACGGCTCACCCAGGCGATGAACGCGGCGACCGCGGTCGCCAACCGTTACTCGGGTCGAAAGATCGCCGCCTGGCTGATCAGACCGCGACTGCTGCTGATTCAGGGCCGCTACCTGCTCAACGCCCTCCGGACCCGCCGTGCGGGCCAGAGATGGTCACTCTTCGGTCGGATCAACCCGTCTCAGGGGCGGGACACGGGAGCACTCGTCCTCACGAATCCGGGCGAGGCGGTCGCACTGTTCATCCGGCGGGCCCTGGCTGCGGAACGACGGCTGTTCGGCACGGACGGACCGCCCAGGACGGCAGGCGACCTGCGGGGTCCGCCTGCACGCCTCCCAGGTGCCATACCCGAGGCGGGTCCCGGACTGTCACCGAACGCATCGGCCGCGCCCGGCTCGCAGCTTCTCCGGCCGGAGCCATTGGCGACAACCGAGCCTGCCGTCGGTGAGATGCTGCGCGGCGTGGTGCCGCAGCAGCGCCAGGTCGGCCTGCTGGGATCGCACCGGCCGTGGGACATCACCGGGCTTCCGCAGGCCGAGGTCATCCGCACCCAGTTGCGGGCGCAGGAGCTCGTGGGGCCGCTGACCGGCCGCCTGCAGATGCAGATGGGCTCGACGAGGATCCACTCCGAATTGCGCGACACCCCGGACAACCTGGGTCAGGCTCACATCGGGCACGTCGGCGACTACACCCGCTCCATCCCCGCCAAAATCGCGAAACTGCGCGAGCGACTGGGCGGTGGCGTCATCGCCGATGCCGACCTCGTCGACCTCTGGCGGCACGTCTCGAGCACCGGCGACCCGGCCACTCCGCAGATGCTCCGACAGCTCGGCTCCCGAGCCACGACCAACCAGCTCCAGACCGCCGCGAACAACCTGAACCGGATCGTCCTGCTCGGCGGTCAGGAGGCGACCCGGTTCCTGCGACGAGGGTTCAACGCACGAGAGCACCAGCCGGTCGCGACCGCCACGGCCCTCACCTCGGAGCAGATCCGTGCCGGCCGGCTGCCGGCCGAGACCCTGATAAGCACCGGCGAGATGCCCTCGCAGCGACGTGGCCGCACCGGTCGAAGTAATCCGGCGGGCGTCCGGCCCCCGACACTGCGCCCGTCCGGCCTGATGCTCCCCGGCACGGCGGGCGTGAACCTGGCACCGTTCTCCCCGGTCGGCATCACTCGGCAGGACGTCCTGGCCGGCGCCATCGTCGCGCGCGCCTACCTGTCCTGGAACGCTTACAAGCAGGCGACGAGCCGCGCACTCGCGCTGGAGGCGCAACAGCGTGGGGAGTCCATCGTCTACCTGGTGCCGAGCGAGGCGGACTTGGTCATGCGTCTGCGCGCCTTCTATGGCACCCCCCGGGCCCCGTGA
- a CDS encoding baseplate J/gp47 family protein, whose amino-acid sequence MTDTRRSAVRGSRLNGIDGVEVGDDPRELTVTFLGKAPRRLGAENVRIDGGRRVTGIRVLEVEIRREADPDLDDHLWVRVDRAGDTSTYTLSIVEAGGAARVPYRDFDQRYTSTTFLFCPPDTDCRPSPRPPETTEDPPVIDYTTRDYASLRRQLLDRMTLTVPQWRERHEPDLGVTLVELLAYAGDRIGYHQDAVAAEAYLDTARQRTSIRRHVRLIDYPMHDGCNARAWVSLAVGRPVRIDPARHRFAAVDVSRVPEPDRPDVPPVLTDAQLGSLPATATVEVFEPITATPVTLRPAHNTIRFWTWGEESACLPTGTTSATLRDEWQDQNHRPGYGESRPRRRRLRLVPGDVLILEERIGPRSGAPADADPRHRQAVRLVTVTEDLDRLYDQPILEVTWAPEDALTFPATLAGPGGPHCEPLCDITVATANVILVDHGRDLGFCGGEPEEVTVPPGPVTRPDCGHASCGCPDRPETGPAVAAIHRLMDATAAGTPLTAEDVAELSTLLGEAAVLGVDASRPAPEQAAALETLLAQATYPATTRPFRPRLRRSPVTFRAAYPDTELVSAAQARLLATIPARVRVWLESLWRRVGENDRLRPHEIEALELIFGPDALESCGLRHRPDRALRWLLARFDRLLAAKLRRLAVLQARADNGEALSADYAWEIAQSWGAGYAEGLDPADPRLAGPARGVLAQDPTRALPALTVAAPGGQVWTPRRDLLAEGPRGLGVAGEQQDDGTLVLRFGDGRHGLPPAPGTTLSIRYRAGSGTAGNVGAEAISHLIVCDADPGSYQECVAPPPATCAPPPTCPPPPPSGYPPPPGPGGYPDGPGGGPGGPGPGGYPGGPGPGGHPGGPGQDLGGHPGGPGQDPGGHPGGPGQDPGGYPGVPGHGGPGSYPDDCGSGGYRDGPPGENDDRDRYREDDDRYGRERHPDPEPGPAGAGTVNRVRNPLPAAGGTDPEPVEQVRQLAPLALRRRRLRAITADDYAELAGDVPGVQRAAAQLRWTGSGRQVHVAVDPLGTGVAPPALLDAVRAHLERFRRIGHDLAVGPASRVPVEVALAVCAAPGHHAEQVRDDVRRAVRALFAPDAVTFAEPVRASRIVAAAAAVEGVAGVHLTRLRRQFRPDTGELADGVLRVGPLEVAQLDDDSGNPENGLLTVSIGGIR is encoded by the coding sequence ATGACCGATACCCGACGAAGTGCGGTCCGGGGGAGCCGGCTCAACGGCATCGACGGGGTCGAGGTCGGCGACGACCCGCGCGAGCTGACCGTCACGTTTCTCGGCAAGGCACCGCGACGGCTCGGCGCGGAGAACGTCCGGATCGACGGCGGGCGGCGGGTCACCGGCATCCGGGTGCTCGAGGTGGAGATCCGCCGCGAGGCGGACCCGGACCTCGACGATCACCTGTGGGTCCGCGTCGACCGGGCCGGAGACACGTCCACGTACACGCTGTCCATCGTGGAGGCGGGCGGCGCCGCGCGCGTGCCGTACCGGGATTTCGACCAGCGGTACACCAGCACGACGTTTCTCTTCTGCCCGCCGGACACGGATTGCCGGCCGTCGCCGCGACCGCCGGAGACGACGGAGGACCCACCGGTGATCGACTACACCACCCGCGACTACGCCTCGCTGCGCCGCCAGCTGCTGGACCGGATGACGCTGACCGTGCCGCAGTGGCGCGAGCGGCACGAGCCGGACCTCGGCGTCACGCTGGTCGAGCTGCTCGCCTACGCCGGTGACCGGATCGGCTACCACCAGGACGCGGTCGCGGCCGAGGCGTACCTGGACACCGCACGCCAGCGGACCTCGATCCGCCGGCACGTGCGCCTGATCGACTACCCGATGCACGACGGCTGCAACGCGCGCGCCTGGGTCAGCCTGGCGGTCGGCCGGCCGGTGCGCATCGACCCGGCCCGGCACCGGTTCGCCGCGGTGGACGTCAGCCGTGTGCCGGAGCCGGACCGCCCGGACGTGCCCCCGGTGCTCACCGACGCACAACTCGGCTCCCTGCCCGCGACCGCGACCGTCGAGGTCTTCGAGCCGATCACGGCCACCCCGGTCACGCTCCGGCCCGCGCACAACACCATCCGCTTCTGGACCTGGGGCGAGGAGTCGGCGTGCCTGCCCACCGGCACGACCTCCGCGACGCTGCGTGACGAATGGCAAGATCAAAATCATCGGCCGGGGTACGGCGAGAGCCGGCCCCGGCGTCGCAGACTCCGGCTGGTACCCGGTGATGTCCTGATCCTCGAGGAGCGGATCGGCCCGCGCTCCGGCGCACCCGCGGACGCCGATCCCCGGCACCGGCAGGCCGTCCGGCTCGTCACCGTCACCGAGGACCTCGACCGGCTCTACGACCAGCCGATCCTCGAGGTGACCTGGGCGCCGGAGGACGCGCTCACGTTCCCGGCGACGCTCGCCGGGCCCGGCGGCCCGCACTGCGAGCCGCTCTGCGACATCACCGTCGCCACCGCGAACGTCATCCTCGTCGACCACGGCCGCGACCTGGGTTTCTGCGGCGGCGAGCCGGAGGAGGTCACGGTGCCGCCGGGCCCGGTCACCCGGCCGGACTGCGGGCACGCGTCCTGCGGCTGCCCGGACCGGCCGGAGACCGGGCCGGCGGTCGCCGCGATCCACCGGCTGATGGACGCCACCGCCGCGGGTACGCCGCTCACGGCGGAGGACGTCGCGGAGCTGTCCACGCTGCTCGGCGAGGCCGCGGTGCTGGGGGTGGACGCGTCGCGGCCCGCGCCGGAGCAGGCCGCCGCGCTGGAGACGCTGCTCGCCCAGGCCACATATCCGGCGACGACCCGCCCGTTCCGGCCCCGGCTGCGCCGCTCGCCGGTGACGTTCCGGGCCGCGTACCCGGACACCGAGCTGGTCTCCGCCGCGCAGGCGCGGCTGCTGGCCACGATCCCGGCCCGGGTACGCGTCTGGCTGGAGTCGCTGTGGCGGCGCGTCGGCGAGAACGACCGGCTGCGGCCGCACGAGATCGAGGCGCTGGAACTGATCTTCGGTCCGGACGCGCTGGAGTCGTGCGGGCTGCGGCACCGTCCGGACCGCGCGCTGCGCTGGCTGCTGGCCCGCTTCGACCGGCTGCTGGCGGCGAAGCTCCGGCGGCTGGCCGTGCTGCAGGCGCGGGCGGACAACGGCGAGGCGCTGAGCGCGGACTACGCGTGGGAGATCGCCCAGAGCTGGGGCGCCGGCTACGCGGAGGGCCTCGACCCGGCCGACCCGCGGCTCGCCGGTCCGGCGCGCGGGGTGCTGGCCCAGGACCCGACGCGGGCGCTGCCGGCGCTCACGGTCGCGGCGCCCGGCGGGCAGGTGTGGACGCCGCGGCGCGACCTGCTGGCCGAGGGGCCGCGCGGGCTGGGCGTGGCCGGCGAGCAGCAGGACGACGGCACGCTGGTCCTGCGCTTCGGCGACGGCCGGCACGGTCTCCCGCCCGCGCCCGGCACGACGCTGTCGATCCGCTACCGGGCCGGCAGCGGCACGGCCGGCAACGTCGGCGCGGAGGCGATCTCCCATCTGATCGTCTGCGACGCCGATCCCGGCTCCTACCAGGAGTGTGTCGCACCTCCCCCGGCCACCTGCGCGCCGCCGCCCACCTGTCCGCCGCCACCGCCCTCCGGCTACCCGCCGCCGCCCGGCCCGGGCGGCTACCCGGACGGCCCCGGCGGCGGTCCGGGCGGACCCGGCCCCGGCGGCTATCCCGGCGGCCCCGGCCCCGGCGGTCATCCCGGCGGACCCGGTCAAGACCTCGGCGGCCATCCCGGCGGACCCGGTCAAGACCCGGGCGGTCATCCCGGCGGACCCGGTCAAGACCCCGGCGGCTATCCGGGCGTGCCGGGCCACGGCGGGCCCGGGTCCTACCCCGACGATTGCGGCTCCGGCGGCTACCGGGACGGCCCGCCCGGCGAGAACGACGACCGGGACCGCTATCGGGAGGACGACGACCGCTACGGCCGCGAACGCCACCCCGACCCCGAGCCCGGCCCCGCCGGTGCCGGCACCGTGAACCGCGTCCGGAATCCGCTGCCGGCCGCCGGGGGCACCGACCCGGAGCCGGTCGAGCAGGTGCGCCAGCTCGCCCCGCTGGCGCTGCGCCGGCGCCGGCTGCGTGCGATCACCGCGGACGACTACGCCGAACTGGCCGGCGACGTACCCGGCGTGCAGCGCGCCGCCGCGCAACTGCGCTGGACCGGCTCCGGCCGGCAGGTGCACGTCGCGGTCGACCCGCTCGGCACCGGCGTCGCTCCGCCCGCGCTGCTCGACGCGGTCCGCGCGCACCTGGAACGGTTCCGCCGGATCGGGCACGACCTCGCGGTCGGGCCGGCGTCGCGGGTCCCGGTCGAGGTGGCGCTGGCCGTCTGCGCCGCGCCCGGCCACCACGCCGAACAGGTCCGCGACGACGTCCGCCGCGCGGTCCGGGCGCTGTTCGCGCCGGACGCGGTCACGTTCGCCGAGCCGGTCCGGGCCAGCCGGATCGTGGCCGCCGCCGCGGCCGTCGAGGGCGTGGCCGGCGTCCACCTGACCCGGCTGCGCCGCCAGTTCCGTCCGGACACCGGCGAGCTGGCCGACGGCGTGCTGCGCGTCGGCCCGCTCGAGGTCGCCCAGCTCGACGACGACTCCGGCAACCCGGAGAACGGCCTGCTCACCGTCTCCATCGGCGGCATCCGATGA
- a CDS encoding LysM domain-containing protein, with the protein MTSSDPYPRNSRYFGVETTVFRTPGGREITCLRTRPVPQPGAFAVVGVHEVVDGDRADLLAHRYLGDPELWWRLADANGVVDPDELTSTPGRRIRITLPEGVAGR; encoded by the coding sequence ATGACGAGCTCCGATCCGTACCCCCGGAACAGCCGTTATTTCGGGGTGGAGACGACCGTGTTCCGGACGCCGGGCGGGCGGGAGATCACCTGCCTGAGGACGCGGCCGGTGCCGCAGCCGGGCGCGTTCGCGGTCGTCGGAGTGCACGAGGTGGTGGACGGTGACCGGGCGGATCTGCTCGCGCACCGCTACCTCGGCGACCCGGAACTGTGGTGGCGGCTCGCGGACGCGAACGGCGTGGTCGATCCGGACGAGCTGACGAGCACGCCCGGCAGGCGGATCAGGATCACGCTGCCGGAGGGTGTGGCCGGCCGATGA
- a CDS encoding phage baseplate assembly protein V: MPEYLGKYRGTVAENADPMRIGRIRVRVPDVLGDTPSTWAMPCLPLAGPQMGQYVVPPVGAGVWVEFEQGDVSFPIWVGCWYGSAAEVPQAAITGPAERPNIVVQTGAGHRVVLSDLPGGSGISLRAASGAEIVIDDNGITLDNGRGARITLTGSTVDINDGALAIT, translated from the coding sequence ATGCCGGAGTATCTCGGGAAGTACCGCGGCACGGTCGCGGAGAACGCCGACCCGATGCGGATCGGACGGATCCGGGTGCGTGTGCCCGACGTGCTCGGTGACACGCCGTCGACCTGGGCGATGCCCTGCCTGCCGCTGGCCGGGCCGCAGATGGGCCAGTACGTGGTGCCACCGGTCGGCGCCGGCGTCTGGGTCGAGTTCGAGCAGGGCGACGTGAGCTTCCCGATCTGGGTCGGCTGCTGGTACGGGTCCGCGGCCGAGGTCCCGCAGGCCGCGATCACCGGCCCGGCCGAGCGGCCCAACATCGTGGTGCAGACCGGCGCCGGTCATCGGGTCGTCCTGTCCGACCTGCCCGGCGGCTCCGGCATCAGTCTCCGGGCCGCATCCGGCGCGGAGATCGTCATCGACGACAACGGCATCACGCTCGACAACGGCCGCGGCGCCCGGATCACGCTGACCGGCTCCACGGTGGACATCAACGACGGCGCACTGGCGATCACATAG
- a CDS encoding GPW/gp25 family protein has protein sequence MTEIAFPFRIDRRGRTADVGYDAHVRDMVEQLLFTGPGERVMLPEFGCGLLDLVFAPNSPELAATLQLSVQASLQRWLGDVIEVETLDITSEENVLRVRVSYLVLRTGARRTDEFVEEGPA, from the coding sequence ATGACCGAGATCGCGTTCCCGTTCCGGATCGACCGGCGCGGCCGGACCGCGGACGTCGGCTACGACGCGCACGTCCGCGACATGGTCGAGCAGCTGCTGTTCACCGGCCCGGGCGAGCGGGTGATGCTGCCCGAGTTCGGCTGCGGCCTGCTCGACCTGGTCTTCGCGCCGAACAGCCCGGAGCTCGCGGCCACGCTGCAACTGTCCGTGCAGGCGTCGCTGCAGCGCTGGCTCGGCGACGTGATCGAGGTCGAGACGCTCGACATCACCAGCGAGGAGAACGTGCTGCGCGTCCGGGTGTCCTACCTGGTGCTGCGGACCGGCGCGCGACGCACCGACGAGTTCGTGGAGGAGGGCCCGGCATGA